A part of Parvimonas micra genomic DNA contains:
- a CDS encoding ECF transporter S component has product MNKKKFSISEITKISILGTISVLLMFIKVPLPFAPTFMEMDIAELPALIGGFAMGPLAGFLIVCIKILLNIVINGTKTFYVGELSNLIVSSAFVLTTAFIYKHNKSKKSALLGLAIGSISMSIVATLSNYFIIFPLYAKLLKIDLNAFVGMVAKINPLVKSYFTLMVFSVLPFNLVKTAVTSIVTSLLYKRISPILKKNGNISE; this is encoded by the coding sequence ATGAATAAGAAAAAATTCAGTATTTCAGAGATTACAAAGATTTCAATTCTTGGAACGATAAGTGTGCTTTTAATGTTTATTAAAGTTCCTTTACCTTTTGCTCCTACATTTATGGAAATGGATATTGCAGAACTTCCCGCATTAATAGGAGGATTTGCAATGGGACCGTTAGCAGGATTTTTAATTGTATGTATAAAAATTTTGTTAAATATTGTAATTAACGGAACAAAAACTTTTTATGTCGGAGAGCTTTCAAACTTAATAGTTTCATCAGCTTTCGTTTTGACAACAGCATTTATATATAAGCATAATAAAAGTAAAAAATCTGCTCTTTTAGGACTTGCTATTGGTAGTATTTCAATGTCCATAGTTGCAACTTTAAGTAATTATTTTATTATTTTCCCACTTTATGCAAAACTTTTAAAAATTGACTTAAATGCTTTTGTAGGAATGGTAGCAAAAATAAATCCACTTGTAAAAAGTTACTTTACATTAATGGTATTTTCTGTACTACCTTTTAACTTAGTTAAAACTGCTGTCACTTCAATAGTAACATCATTATTATACAAAAGAATTTCACCAATTTTGAAGAAAAACGGAAATATATCAGAATAA
- a CDS encoding Fur family transcriptional regulator, with amino-acid sequence MKKAFLKTLKDNDLKVTKNRLAILKELEKREVPTTAEDIYNAISTKGEKYSISSIYRALNQFCEKNIAKRTAEIDGTTYFQLNNGHIHSLICERCKKIIPINHCPIHSLIDDIENKTEFIVTGHYLEIKGICKNCQKKLSKEELECIKNSDEELHSTHKCKDEHCI; translated from the coding sequence ATGAAAAAAGCTTTTTTGAAAACTCTAAAAGATAATGATTTGAAAGTCACAAAAAACAGATTGGCAATTCTTAAAGAATTGGAAAAAAGAGAAGTTCCAACAACGGCAGAAGATATTTATAATGCAATCTCAACAAAAGGCGAAAAATATAGTATCTCAAGTATATACCGAGCATTGAATCAATTTTGTGAAAAAAATATTGCAAAGAGAACTGCAGAAATAGATGGAACTACATATTTTCAATTAAATAATGGACATATTCACAGTTTGATTTGTGAAAGATGCAAAAAAATAATACCGATAAATCATTGCCCAATACATAGCCTAATTGATGATATAGAAAACAAAACTGAATTTATCGTAACAGGTCATTATTTAGAAATTAAAGGTATCTGTAAAAACTGTCAGAAAAAACTTTCAAAAGAAGAATTGGAATGTATAAAAAATTCCGATGAAGAACTACATAGTACACATAAATGCAAGGATGAACATTGTATATAA
- a CDS encoding PIN/TRAM domain-containing protein: MFKGLRYLTFVFGGLLGILLAYGFGQVVELELSKFAVISIYSIFAIIFGIIFYLLFPVILKKLTVNFENMIKKAQKTPTSDIVTAIIGLIVGLIIAFLISLPISNIKFPVIGNLLSATITIFIYCALGFIGIKIAVDKKEEILKFKLFSREKSFKKGHVYPKILDTSVIIDGRIYDIIKTGFLEGPIIIAMFMVKELQYIADSEDPNRRQRGRRGLDILDLLQNEKNIEIKIVDKDYKNIKEVDHKLLKLTEDYHGKLITNDYNLNKVASLQKISILNINELALAVKPVVIQGEKLIVEVINRGKEPEQGLGYLSDGTMIVVEDGKDYIGQTIETTVTSILQTPAGKMIFTRKNLK, encoded by the coding sequence ATGTTTAAAGGTTTAAGATACTTGACCTTTGTTTTTGGTGGGCTTTTAGGTATTCTATTAGCCTATGGATTCGGTCAAGTTGTAGAGTTAGAGTTAAGCAAATTTGCTGTGATTTCGATTTATTCCATTTTTGCAATTATTTTTGGTATTATTTTTTATTTATTATTTCCGGTAATTTTAAAGAAACTTACAGTTAATTTTGAAAATATGATAAAAAAAGCTCAAAAAACTCCGACTTCTGATATTGTTACCGCAATTATCGGACTTATAGTTGGATTGATTATAGCTTTTTTAATTTCATTACCGATTTCCAATATAAAATTTCCTGTAATTGGAAATTTATTAAGTGCAACGATTACTATTTTTATATATTGTGCGCTTGGATTTATAGGAATCAAAATAGCTGTGGATAAAAAAGAAGAGATATTGAAATTTAAACTTTTTTCGAGAGAAAAGTCCTTTAAAAAAGGACATGTATATCCTAAAATTTTAGATACATCTGTTATAATTGACGGAAGAATTTATGATATAATCAAAACCGGATTTTTAGAAGGTCCAATTATTATTGCTATGTTTATGGTTAAGGAATTACAATACATTGCGGATTCCGAAGACCCAAACAGAAGACAAAGAGGAAGACGCGGACTGGATATTTTGGATTTACTTCAAAACGAAAAAAATATTGAAATAAAAATTGTAGATAAGGATTACAAAAATATCAAAGAAGTTGACCATAAACTTTTAAAATTGACAGAAGATTATCACGGAAAACTTATTACAAATGACTACAATTTAAACAAGGTTGCATCTCTTCAAAAAATTTCAATACTAAATATAAATGAGCTTGCACTTGCGGTCAAACCTGTTGTAATTCAAGGCGAAAAACTTATTGTTGAAGTCATTAATCGTGGTAAGGAACCCGAACAAGGTCTTGGATATCTTTCTGATGGAACCATGATTGTGGTTGAAGACGGAAAAGATTATATCGGTCAAACAATAGAAACAACTGTAACGAGTATATTACAAACTCCTGCAGGAAAAATGATATTTACAAGAAAGAATTTAAAATAA
- the yjeM gene encoding glutamate/gamma-aminobutyrate family transporter YjeM produces the protein MSKKKLSLRALVLMVFTSVFGFTNVTRSYYLMGYAAIPWFIISCVTFFLPFAFMIAEYGSAFKDSEGGIYSWMEKSSGGKYAFMVTFMWYASYIVWMVNVGSGIWIVLSNAIFGVDKTQSWSLFGLDSVKTLGILAILWIIILTFISSKGVDKIKKFTSFGGSAVALINVFLFVGGILMLLLNKGGVGDPITVNALAHSPNPAYAGGLQVLSFIVYAIFAYGGLEVVGGLVDQTENPEKNFPKGIIISAVVVSLGYSLGILIFGTFTKWSFAFTQFSAQKITLGNVSYIAMNHMGYQLGLAFGLAESAARNVGLWVSRYMGISMFLALTGAFFTLIYSPLKQLIGGTPKELWPKSWTEQKNGVYTKPMMYQAICVIVIIAIVSFGGKSAQQFFQILVSMTNVSMTLPYFFIAYSFLAFRRNESIERPFVRFKTYSTVKVAVAVTCFIVGFANLFTVIEPAISSGDWLTTIMSIAGPLIFTLIALYLYRRMEKSKEIA, from the coding sequence ATGTCTAAAAAGAAATTGAGTTTAAGAGCACTTGTTTTGATGGTGTTCACTTCTGTTTTTGGTTTCACTAACGTTACAAGATCATATTATCTTATGGGATACGCAGCTATTCCTTGGTTTATCATTTCTTGTGTAACTTTCTTTTTACCATTTGCATTTATGATTGCAGAATATGGTTCAGCTTTTAAAGATTCTGAAGGCGGAATTTATTCTTGGATGGAAAAAAGTTCAGGCGGTAAGTATGCATTTATGGTAACGTTTATGTGGTATGCATCCTATATAGTATGGATGGTAAATGTTGGTTCAGGTATTTGGATTGTTTTATCAAATGCGATTTTTGGGGTTGATAAAACACAAAGTTGGTCTTTATTTGGACTTGATTCCGTAAAAACACTAGGTATTCTTGCTATTTTGTGGATTATTATTTTAACATTTATATCCAGTAAAGGTGTAGATAAAATTAAAAAATTCACATCTTTCGGAGGTAGTGCCGTAGCATTAATTAATGTATTTTTATTTGTTGGCGGAATTTTAATGTTGCTTCTAAACAAAGGTGGAGTTGGAGATCCTATAACTGTTAATGCTTTGGCTCATTCACCAAACCCTGCTTATGCCGGTGGTTTACAAGTTTTGTCATTTATAGTTTATGCTATATTTGCTTATGGTGGTTTGGAAGTAGTAGGAGGTCTTGTTGACCAAACTGAAAATCCTGAAAAGAACTTTCCAAAAGGTATAATTATTTCAGCTGTTGTTGTATCTTTGGGATATTCATTAGGTATTTTGATTTTCGGTACATTTACTAAATGGTCATTTGCATTTACACAATTTTCAGCACAAAAAATAACTTTAGGTAATGTATCATATATTGCTATGAACCATATGGGTTATCAATTAGGTCTTGCTTTTGGTCTTGCAGAATCTGCTGCAAGAAATGTTGGACTTTGGGTTTCACGTTATATGGGAATATCAATGTTCCTTGCATTAACAGGAGCATTCTTTACTCTTATTTATTCTCCATTAAAACAATTAATTGGTGGAACTCCTAAAGAATTATGGCCAAAATCATGGACTGAACAAAAGAACGGTGTTTATACTAAACCTATGATGTACCAAGCAATTTGTGTAATTGTAATAATTGCGATAGTATCATTCGGTGGAAAGAGTGCACAACAATTTTTCCAAATTTTAGTTTCAATGACTAATGTTTCAATGACTTTACCTTATTTCTTCATCGCTTATTCATTCTTAGCGTTTAGAAGAAATGAAAGCATAGAAAGACCTTTTGTAAGATTTAAAACATATTCAACAGTTAAAGTTGCAGTTGCAGTTACTTGCTTTATAGTTGGTTTTGCAAACTTATTTACAGTTATTGAACCTGCCATTTCATCAGGAGACTGGTTAACAACAATAATGTCAATTGCAGGTCCATTAATATTTACTTTAATAGCATTATATCTTTACAGAAGAATGGAAAAATCAAAAGAAATAGCTTAA
- a CDS encoding DUF3343 domain-containing protein, with the protein MLYYIFFKDTKNGQELYQLMKQNGIKCTIAPTPKTEDHCCGISILFYNIEDKALIEKLILENGIEILKFYEKEKDINPNRMRFC; encoded by the coding sequence ATGTTATATTATATTTTCTTTAAGGATACCAAAAACGGTCAAGAGCTTTATCAATTAATGAAACAAAATGGAATAAAATGCACAATAGCACCAACTCCTAAAACGGAAGATCACTGTTGCGGAATAAGTATTTTGTTTTATAATATTGAAGATAAAGCATTAATTGAAAAATTGATTTTGGAAAATGGTATCGAAATTTTAAAATTTTACGAAAAAGAGAAAGATATAAATCCTAATCGAATGAGATTTTGCTAG
- a CDS encoding CarD family transcriptional regulator, with product MDVGEKIFYPMHGAGLIKSIEDKDLGDYCERFYVIELPFEQNLHIFIKEDDIDKFEFRKLVNEDTLDEVYNYLNNEEFPMPNNWVQRYKENTKRLKSSDIFNIAYVLKGLSIRNEKGKLSLKELFMLNLAKRILVSEFVMVSGFSKNKINKIIEYSMEH from the coding sequence ATGGATGTTGGTGAAAAAATATTTTATCCTATGCATGGAGCAGGATTGATTAAAAGCATAGAAGACAAAGATTTGGGCGATTATTGCGAACGATTTTATGTTATTGAGCTTCCTTTTGAACAAAATTTACATATCTTCATTAAAGAAGATGACATTGATAAATTTGAATTTAGAAAACTTGTCAATGAAGATACTCTTGATGAGGTTTACAATTACCTTAACAATGAAGAATTCCCTATGCCGAATAATTGGGTACAAAGATATAAGGAAAATACAAAAAGACTTAAGTCTTCAGATATTTTTAATATAGCCTATGTTCTTAAAGGGTTGTCTATCAGGAATGAAAAAGGTAAACTTTCTTTAAAGGAACTGTTTATGTTAAATCTTGCAAAGCGAATTTTAGTTTCAGAATTTGTTATGGTTAGCGGTTTTTCAAAAAACAAAATTAATAAAATCATAGAGTATTCTATGGAACATTAG
- a CDS encoding lipoate--protein ligase: MIFVENKNFDPALNHAIELYLMENYDEDIFMLWRNRPCILIGRYQNINLEVNLDFTNANNMDVIRRLSGGGAIYCDTENMQYSFITKKTGDDVDSSFKKFAKPVVNFLKSLGLNAEFTGRNDIQIDGAKVSGNAQYQNKEKILHHGTFLFKANLYNLTNSLKSRDIKFKGKAVQSVRSRVGFIGDMIDMDVETFMDKAIEYIKNEYKITGTTFLTEEEMKKIYEIRDSLFATKDWNYGNGSLKKNRKAEKYSCGVVEIGIDIENETIKDISIEGDFFSELGIDKLCGILKGVQCSKEAIEEALKDIEIDRYIKSMDKKVFIDDITKLF; this comes from the coding sequence ATGATTTTTGTTGAAAATAAAAATTTTGATCCTGCATTAAATCATGCAATAGAACTTTATTTGATGGAAAATTACGATGAAGATATTTTTATGCTTTGGAGAAATAGACCTTGTATTTTGATTGGACGATATCAAAATATTAATTTGGAAGTGAATTTAGATTTTACAAATGCAAATAATATGGATGTAATTAGAAGATTATCCGGTGGTGGTGCAATATATTGTGATACGGAAAATATGCAATACAGTTTTATAACTAAAAAAACCGGAGATGATGTGGATTCGTCTTTTAAAAAGTTTGCAAAACCTGTCGTTAATTTTCTGAAGTCTTTGGGACTTAATGCGGAATTTACAGGAAGAAATGATATTCAGATAGACGGAGCGAAAGTCAGTGGAAATGCTCAATATCAAAATAAAGAAAAGATTTTACATCATGGTACTTTTTTATTCAAGGCAAATTTATATAATTTAACTAATTCTTTAAAATCAAGAGATATAAAATTTAAAGGGAAAGCCGTTCAATCTGTAAGATCTAGAGTTGGATTTATTGGAGATATGATTGATATGGATGTTGAAACCTTTATGGATAAAGCTATTGAATATATAAAAAATGAATATAAAATTACAGGTACTACATTCTTAACTGAAGAAGAGATGAAAAAAATTTACGAAATTAGAGATTCTCTTTTTGCAACAAAAGATTGGAATTATGGAAACGGCTCTTTAAAAAAGAATAGAAAAGCGGAAAAATATTCTTGTGGAGTCGTAGAAATAGGGATTGATATTGAAAATGAGACTATTAAAGACATTTCCATTGAAGGAGATTTCTTTAGTGAATTGGGTATAGATAAATTGTGTGGTATATTAAAAGGAGTTCAATGTTCAAAAGAGGCGATTGAAGAAGCTCTTAAAGATATTGAAATTGATAGATATATTAAGTCAATGGATAAAAAAGTTTTTATTGATGATATAACTAAATTATTTTAA
- a CDS encoding metal ABC transporter permease has product MFQLEFMRRAFLVGIMLSIVIPCIGVVMVNKRNSMIGEALSHVSLAGVTIGLIFRVNPIITAIISCAVASFSIEIMRRYFPKNSDISTAIIMSLGIGLAAVLSDFVKGAANFNSFLFGSIVAISDFEVILVTMVFFIVIAVFAILYKALLYVSFDEVGARLAGIRVQTVNIIFTFLISLSISIASRTVGVLMVSSLMVIPVACALRVSKSYFQTVIYSILFGMLFTIAGIVISFYQGLKPGGTMVLTGIVMLVTIVILQNLRKLLKI; this is encoded by the coding sequence ATGTTTCAACTTGAATTTATGAGAAGAGCTTTTTTGGTTGGAATTATGTTATCCATTGTTATACCTTGCATTGGAGTTGTTATGGTAAATAAGAGAAATTCGATGATTGGTGAAGCACTATCACATGTTTCTCTTGCCGGTGTTACGATAGGGCTTATTTTCAGAGTAAATCCAATCATAACGGCAATAATTTCTTGTGCGGTTGCAAGTTTTTCCATTGAAATCATGAGAAGATATTTTCCAAAAAATTCGGATATATCAACTGCAATAATTATGAGTTTAGGAATCGGACTTGCAGCAGTGCTTTCAGATTTTGTAAAAGGAGCGGCTAATTTTAACAGCTTTTTATTTGGAAGTATTGTCGCTATAAGTGATTTTGAAGTTATTTTGGTTACTATGGTATTTTTTATTGTAATTGCAGTTTTTGCCATATTGTATAAGGCATTGTTGTATGTTTCATTTGATGAAGTAGGAGCAAGACTTGCGGGAATTAGAGTTCAAACTGTAAATATAATTTTTACATTTTTAATTTCTCTATCAATTTCAATTGCTTCAAGAACTGTTGGAGTTTTAATGGTTTCATCCCTTATGGTTATTCCAGTCGCCTGTGCATTAAGAGTTTCAAAATCTTATTTTCAAACTGTAATTTACTCTATTTTGTTTGGAATGTTATTTACAATTGCAGGTATTGTTATCTCATTTTATCAAGGATTGAAACCGGGTGGAACAATGGTTTTAACGGGAATTGTAATGCTGGTTACAATAGTGATTTTACAAAATTTAAGAAAACTTTTAAAAATTTAA
- a CDS encoding ribonuclease H-like domain-containing protein has product MKKVVNIEKTDSNFKDYILFDIETTGLNRTKDFMYMFGICEKKGKNLIYSQYYIEDESEEKELILKVNELLSTKKVISYNGDRFDFPFIRKKMEKYNISKVDFENIDIYRQLQKLNFFLDEPSLKAINLGKRLGFDVHDHVNQQEMPKIFKMYQELKDKEMLSKLIYHNYIDLQVLSYIYEYKESILNKILTINNKKFTGILKTIYIQKNYLITRLSNPKNIDINFHQNNYSITSNKNEIKISLELEDGLIENNIKAKVFKSKYENKIFRESQNLTENFILITKNNKIIKENLLLLLNLI; this is encoded by the coding sequence ATGAAAAAAGTTGTAAACATTGAAAAAACCGACTCTAATTTTAAAGATTATATTTTATTTGATATAGAAACAACCGGACTTAACAGAACAAAAGACTTTATGTATATGTTTGGAATTTGTGAAAAAAAAGGTAAAAACTTAATTTATTCTCAATATTATATTGAAGATGAATCAGAAGAAAAAGAATTGATTTTGAAGGTAAATGAGCTTTTAAGTACAAAAAAAGTAATTTCATATAATGGAGACAGATTTGATTTTCCTTTTATCAGAAAAAAAATGGAAAAATATAATATTTCGAAAGTTGATTTTGAAAATATTGATATTTACAGGCAACTTCAAAAGCTCAATTTTTTTCTTGATGAACCTAGCCTAAAGGCTATAAATTTGGGAAAAAGACTTGGTTTTGATGTTCATGACCATGTTAATCAACAGGAAATGCCTAAAATTTTCAAGATGTATCAAGAGCTTAAGGATAAGGAGATGTTGTCAAAACTTATTTACCATAACTATATTGATCTGCAAGTTCTAAGCTATATTTATGAATATAAGGAAAGTATTTTAAATAAAATTTTGACCATTAATAACAAAAAATTTACAGGAATTTTAAAAACAATCTATATTCAAAAAAACTATCTGATAACAAGACTTTCCAATCCCAAAAATATAGATATAAACTTTCATCAAAATAATTACAGTATAACGAGCAATAAAAATGAAATCAAAATTTCATTGGAATTGGAAGATGGACTAATTGAAAATAATATAAAAGCTAAAGTTTTTAAATCAAAATATGAAAATAAAATTTTTAGAGAATCTCAAAATTTGACTGAAAATTTTATTCTCATAACAAAAAATAATAAAATAATAAAAGAAAATTTACTTCTTTTACTAAATTTAATTTAA
- a CDS encoding double-cubane-cluster-containing anaerobic reductase — protein MADYRKMWKDLNMDVDTHDILCEVLPVAFGDVFLSQENRPESMDYFNMVVAEIHGIRPAELIEFQKKGGKVVGSFCIHVPDEVVVAAGAIATGLCSGSQFWVPGGEKVLPTSTCPLIKASLGARFDRTCPFFRIADLFVGETTCDGKKKAWEILAKDAPMYIMDIPQMKREKDFVKWKEEIEGYMAELEKLTGNKITEESLKNAIVTLNNKRKALQRLNSFRKLDNVPISGRDVLLITQIAFYDDPVRFTAQVNRLCDELEERAKNNVSVFKKGTKRILLTGTPLSIPNWKIHQIVENIGGMIVCEEMCTGNRYSEHLVDENGNTIDEMVENLTRRYLGSINCACFTPNTERVDDIIRLVKEYNIDGVIDVNLKFCTLYDTEGTIVEKALKEAKIPVLGIETDYTDADSEQLKTRIGAFIEMLS, from the coding sequence ATGGCTGATTACAGAAAAATGTGGAAAGATTTGAATATGGATGTCGATACTCATGATATTTTATGTGAAGTTTTACCTGTCGCATTCGGAGATGTTTTTTTAAGTCAAGAAAATAGACCTGAGAGTATGGACTATTTCAATATGGTAGTTGCAGAAATTCACGGAATTAGACCTGCAGAACTTATTGAATTTCAAAAGAAGGGTGGAAAAGTTGTAGGCTCTTTTTGTATCCATGTTCCTGATGAAGTTGTAGTTGCAGCGGGAGCTATTGCAACAGGTTTGTGTAGCGGATCTCAATTTTGGGTTCCGGGTGGAGAAAAAGTACTTCCAACATCTACTTGTCCGTTGATAAAGGCATCTTTGGGTGCAAGATTTGATAGAACTTGTCCATTCTTTAGAATTGCTGATCTTTTTGTTGGAGAAACAACTTGTGACGGTAAGAAAAAGGCATGGGAAATTTTAGCAAAAGATGCTCCAATGTATATAATGGATATTCCACAAATGAAGAGAGAAAAAGATTTTGTAAAATGGAAAGAAGAAATAGAAGGCTATATGGCTGAATTGGAAAAATTGACAGGAAATAAAATTACAGAAGAAAGCTTAAAAAATGCAATTGTAACTTTAAATAATAAGAGAAAAGCATTACAAAGACTAAATAGTTTTAGAAAACTTGACAATGTACCTATTTCAGGAAGAGATGTACTTCTTATCACACAAATAGCATTTTATGATGACCCTGTAAGATTTACTGCACAAGTAAATAGACTTTGTGATGAACTTGAAGAAAGAGCAAAGAATAATGTAAGTGTATTCAAAAAAGGTACAAAGAGAATATTGTTAACCGGAACTCCGCTTTCAATTCCAAACTGGAAGATTCATCAAATAGTTGAAAATATAGGAGGAATGATTGTCTGTGAAGAAATGTGTACAGGCAATAGATATTCTGAGCATTTAGTAGATGAAAACGGAAATACAATTGATGAAATGGTTGAAAATCTAACTCGTAGATATTTAGGAAGTATCAACTGTGCATGTTTTACTCCAAATACTGAAAGAGTTGATGATATAATTAGATTGGTTAAAGAATATAATATTGATGGAGTTATAGATGTAAACTTGAAGTTCTGTACTCTTTATGATACAGAGGGAACAATAGTTGAAAAGGCTTTGAAAGAAGCTAAAATTCCTGTTCTTGGAATTGAAACAGACTATACAGATGCAGATAGTGAACAACTAAAAACAAGAATTGGTGCATTCATCGAGATGTTAAGCTAA
- a CDS encoding metal ABC transporter ATP-binding protein, with protein sequence MESIISIKNVSFSYSGGVNVLENLSFDIYKKDFIAIIGANGSGKSTLLKLILKELNPSDGEIFISSTNIKNFKEWDTIGYVPQINAGNIPGFPITALEIVTLNLYNKMGFFKFSRKSHIELAKRALSQVNMLDFANTPMNKMSGGQQQRIMIAKSLINNPKILIFDEPTTGIDKESKDQLFKILTHLNRIHGITILLVTHELEIMKDNLTKVVEIRDKKVVVR encoded by the coding sequence TTGGAAAGTATTATTTCAATAAAAAATGTTTCTTTTTCTTACAGTGGAGGCGTAAATGTTTTAGAAAATCTTTCTTTTGATATTTATAAGAAAGATTTTATAGCTATAATTGGAGCAAATGGTAGTGGAAAATCTACTTTGCTTAAATTGATTTTAAAAGAGCTTAATCCTTCAGATGGAGAAATATTTATATCAAGTACAAATATTAAGAATTTTAAAGAGTGGGATACAATAGGATATGTTCCTCAGATAAATGCCGGTAATATACCCGGTTTTCCTATAACGGCTTTAGAGATAGTAACTCTAAATCTTTATAATAAGATGGGATTTTTCAAATTTTCAAGGAAAAGTCATATTGAACTTGCAAAAAGGGCATTGTCGCAAGTTAATATGCTTGATTTTGCAAATACGCCTATGAATAAAATGAGTGGTGGACAACAACAGAGAATTATGATTGCAAAATCTTTAATAAATAATCCTAAGATTTTAATTTTTGATGAGCCTACAACGGGAATTGACAAAGAAAGTAAAGATCAACTTTTTAAGATTTTAACTCATCTTAACAGGATACATGGTATTACAATTTTACTTGTAACTCATGAGCTTGAAATCATGAAAGATAATCTTACAAAAGTTGTGGAAATAAGAGATAAGAAAGTGGTGGTGAGATAA
- a CDS encoding 2-hydroxyacyl-CoA dehydratase family protein: MEILREEILELRRNAFVETIMGLENERYIIGYFGRSVPKEIFYGFDLVPLPLDGVDKYILEYSNEKDLCSIIDSTLTYAMTKKCPLLYNAKLLVVDNSCPLLLKVLKDNLKDKIFFYDGNLENLKNRVEEVYNRDFSETNFLKAVELSKNISSKLEKLSKTDIESRFLYEVEFYTQFIFSLEEKNNMIDRVLSNFKDVNKKRQKIYVPRAIQILDDIDEKYKDYQIIENFCLGEIFKTYKSSGYEFLKEKYNNKKTKKLDILYQDCPYDNK; this comes from the coding sequence ATGGAAATTTTAAGAGAAGAAATTTTAGAACTTAGACGAAATGCGTTTGTAGAAACGATAATGGGCTTGGAGAATGAAAGATACATAATAGGTTACTTCGGGAGAAGCGTTCCGAAAGAAATATTTTACGGTTTTGACTTGGTGCCTCTACCTTTGGACGGAGTAGATAAATACATATTGGAATATTCGAATGAAAAAGATTTGTGTAGCATAATTGATTCAACTCTTACTTATGCTATGACTAAAAAATGCCCTTTGCTTTACAATGCAAAATTACTTGTTGTAGATAATTCTTGCCCTCTGCTTTTAAAAGTATTGAAAGATAATTTAAAGGACAAAATTTTTTTCTACGATGGTAATCTTGAAAATTTAAAAAACAGAGTAGAGGAAGTCTATAATCGAGATTTTTCTGAAACAAATTTCTTAAAAGCCGTTGAATTATCTAAAAATATTTCTTCAAAATTGGAAAAACTTTCTAAAACCGATATTGAATCCAGATTTTTATATGAAGTTGAATTTTATACTCAATTTATTTTTTCTTTGGAAGAAAAAAATAATATGATTGATAGAGTGCTGTCTAATTTTAAAGATGTAAATAAAAAAAGACAAAAGATATACGTTCCAAGAGCAATTCAAATTTTGGACGATATTGATGAAAAATATAAAGATTATCAAATCATAGAAAATTTTTGTCTTGGAGAAATTTTTAAGACTTATAAAAGTAGTGGTTATGAGTTTTTGAAAGAAAAGTATAATAATAAGAAAACAAAAAAATTAGATATTTTGTATCAAGATTGTCCCTATGATAATAAATAG